A window from Gossypium raimondii isolate GPD5lz chromosome 7, ASM2569854v1, whole genome shotgun sequence encodes these proteins:
- the LOC105785831 gene encoding uncharacterized protein LOC105785831, whose amino-acid sequence MKEPENDDPISASKLLLVSLLDQIQNISNFKGKWGLIKSKLLGLQSQLVDLSDFPSSLSNPLAVDLIHSVFLTLNDAVSLSRKCQNDGLTEGKLKTQSDLDAVLAKLNRHVMDSEILIRSGVLQDGAVSSSSSKKEAVRVESRNLITRLQIGTNESKNSAMDSLLGLLQEDDKNVMIAVAQGVVPVLVRLLDSSSLEMKEKTVAAISRVSMVESSKHVLIAEGLLLLNHLLRVLESGSGFSKEKSCIALQALTFSKENARAIGSRGGISSLLEICQVGTPGSQAFAAGVLKNLASFNEIKENFIEENAIFVLIGLVSSGTVLAQENSIGCLCNLVSNDSKLKLLIVKENGIDCLKNFLDSSPNPKSLEVAIEFIRHLASFPPIAEALVADGFIARLVSALNCGGLNVRIAAAKAVYELGFSLKTRKEMGECGCIAPLIKMLDGKAVEEKEAGAMALSKLVLYVGNRKVFHKDERGIVNVVQLLDPLIQNLDKKYPVSILSELLHSKKCRKQMIAAGACVHLQKLVEVNIDGAKKLLESLGKGKIWGVFARP is encoded by the coding sequence ATGAAAGAACCAGAAAACGACGACCCAATTTCCGCTTCGAAGCTTCTTTTGGTTTCTCTTTTGGACCAAATTCAAAACATCAGCAATTTCAAAGGCAAATGGGGTTTGATCAAATCAAAGCTTTTGGGTCTCCAGAGTCAACTCGTTGACCTCTCTGATTTCCCTTCTTCGTTATCTAATCCCCTTGCCGTCGACCTCATTCATTCCGTTTTTCTCACCTTGAACGACGCTGTTTCGCTTTCTCGGAAGTGTCAAAACGATGGTTTGACCGAGGGAAAGTTGAAGACCCAGAGTGACCTCGACGCCGTTTTAGCGAAATTAAACCGGCATGTTATGGATAGTGAGATTTTGATTCGGAGTGGAGTGCTTCAAGACGGTGCCGTATCGAGTTCTTCTTCGAAGAAAGAAGCAGTACGAGTTGAGTCGAGGAATTTGATCACTCGGTTACAAATTGGGACAAACGAGTCGAAGAACTCAGCCATGGATTCTCTTCTGGGTTTGCTTCAAGAAGATGATAAAAACGTGATGATAGCTGTAGCACAGGGTGTGGTTCCAGTGCTAGTACGGTTACTTGATTCAAGCTCTTTAGAGATGAAGGAAAAGACGGTGGCCGCCATTTCGAGGGTATCAATGGTGGAATCGAGCAAACATGTGTTAATCGCTGAAGGGTTATTGCTTTTGAATCATCTCCTTCGAGTTCTTGAATCAGGAAGTGGTTTCTCAAAGGAAAAATCCTGTATAGCTTTACAAGCTTTAACTTTCTCTAAAGAAAATGCAAGAGCAATTGGTTCTAGAGGTGGGATTTCATCTCTTTTAGAGATTTGTCAAGTTGGTACACCTGGTTCACAAGCTTTTGCTGCTGGGGTTTTGAAAAACTTGGCttcttttaatgaaattaaagagAATTTCATTGAAGAAAACgccatttttgttttaattggaCTTGTTTCTTCAGGGACTGTTTTAGCACAAGAAAACTCAATTGGGTGTTTATGTAACTTGGTTTCTAATGATTCTAAGTTAAAGCTTTTGATTGTTAAGGAAAATGGGATTGATTGTTTGAAGAATTTCTTGGATTCATCTCCAAATCCAAAAAGTCTTGAAGTTGCTATTGAATTCATTAGGCATTTAGCTTCTTTTCCCCCTATTGCAGAAGCTTTAGTTGCTGATGGTTTCATTGCCCGTCTTGTATCTGCTTTGAACTGTGGGGGTTTAAATGTAAGAATTGCAGCAGCTAAAGCTGTTTACGAGCTCGGGTTTTCCTTGAAAACAAGGAAAGAAATGGGTGAATGTGGATGCATTGCACCATTAATTAAAATGCTAGATGGCAAAGCTgttgaagaaaaagaagctGGTGCAATGGCATTGTCGAAGCTCGTCTTATACGTCGGTAACAGAAAGGTTTTCCACAAAGATGAAAGGGGGATAGTAAATGTTGTTCAATTATTAGATCCTTTGATACAAAATCTAGATAAAAAATACCCTGTTTCGATCTTGTCCGAGCTCCTACATTCTAAGAAATGCAGGAAGCAAATGATTGCTGCTGGTGCTTGTGTGCATTTGCAGAAACTTGTTGAAGTGAACATTGATGGAGCTAAGAAGCTTTTGGAGAGTCTTGGTAAGGGTAAGATTTGGGGTGTTTTTGCCAGGCCATAG